The proteins below are encoded in one region of Bremerella sp. P1:
- a CDS encoding Tm-1-like ATP-binding domain-containing protein: MAVIAVLGTLDTKGQEHSLVAECIKARGHEALLIDVGSGDPPSVSPGITREEVAQAAGLDLGSLSERRDRGECVSAMSQAAQKFLSNLVSEGKIDGVISLGGGGGTAIATAAMRSLPVGFPKVMVSTLASGNTSHYIGTKDIVMFPSVVDVAGLNRISRRIFAQAAGAVCGMVETEIDVSATKPLIAASMFGNTTECIDHAIPVLEEAGYEVLVFHATGTGGKAMESLIHDGLVDGVLDVTTTEWADELIGGVLSAGPERLNAAAEASIPAVVVPGCLDMANFGERETLPPEFEGRNIYVHNPQVTLIRTNPAECSELGRIIAEKVNRYSAPVTVLLPLQGVSAISAVGQPFHDPEADAALFDSLSEHLSPSVPIKRINANINDAIFAKACATALVANIKAHQSSTT, translated from the coding sequence GTGGCCGTTATCGCAGTCTTAGGCACCCTCGACACCAAGGGACAAGAGCACAGTCTTGTGGCTGAATGCATCAAGGCACGCGGTCATGAAGCGCTGCTGATCGATGTGGGTTCTGGCGATCCTCCTTCGGTGAGCCCAGGAATTACCCGAGAGGAAGTCGCCCAAGCCGCGGGGCTCGATTTGGGAAGCTTATCTGAACGGCGCGATCGCGGTGAGTGCGTTTCGGCCATGTCGCAGGCCGCGCAGAAGTTCCTTTCGAACCTGGTCAGCGAAGGAAAGATCGACGGCGTGATTTCACTCGGAGGAGGCGGAGGTACAGCGATCGCTACGGCTGCGATGCGAAGCCTTCCGGTTGGCTTCCCCAAGGTGATGGTATCGACGCTGGCCAGCGGTAACACTTCCCACTACATTGGCACGAAAGATATCGTGATGTTTCCGAGTGTGGTCGATGTGGCAGGACTTAATCGAATCTCACGACGGATCTTCGCTCAAGCAGCCGGGGCGGTCTGCGGGATGGTCGAGACCGAAATCGACGTTTCGGCCACCAAGCCGCTGATCGCCGCAAGCATGTTCGGCAATACAACTGAGTGTATTGACCACGCAATCCCGGTTCTTGAAGAAGCCGGATACGAAGTCTTAGTCTTTCACGCCACTGGCACCGGTGGCAAAGCGATGGAGTCCCTGATACACGATGGACTGGTTGATGGCGTCCTCGACGTCACCACAACCGAATGGGCTGACGAACTTATCGGCGGCGTCCTTTCCGCCGGACCTGAGCGACTTAACGCGGCAGCAGAAGCGAGTATTCCAGCCGTGGTTGTGCCAGGCTGCCTGGATATGGCGAACTTTGGCGAGCGGGAGACACTTCCCCCAGAGTTCGAGGGGCGAAATATCTATGTCCATAACCCTCAAGTCACACTCATCCGAACCAACCCTGCTGAGTGCAGCGAGCTTGGTCGCATCATCGCTGAAAAAGTGAATCGTTATTCGGCACCAGTTACCGTACTGCTTCCCCTTCAGGGAGTTAGTGCGATAAGCGCAGTAGGTCAGCCATTTCACGATCCGGAAGCTGACGCAGCCCTATTTGATTCGCTAAGCGAACATCTGTCCCCTTCAGTTCCAATCAAGCGGATCAACGCCAATATCAACGATGCTATTTTTGCTAAGGCCTGTGCTACGGCACTCGTTGCAAACATCAAAGCTCATCAATCCTCCACAACATAA
- a CDS encoding phosphoenolpyruvate hydrolase family protein, whose amino-acid sequence MPNPWTGIGNPYTRQEVVDRLRDSLDRNEPIIAGGAGAGISAKFLEKGGIDLIIVYNSGRFRMAGHGSTAGLMAYGDANAIAMEIGEHEVLPIVQETPVICGVHATDPRRRMWHWLLQVKDMGFSGVNNFPTHTIVDGEFRQILEETGMSVEKEFEMVRLARKMDLFSIVYVGSAAEARSMAEAGADALVAHVGTTIGGTIGVVDAACSLEQAAERTQEICSAALRVRSDIICLSHGGPILTPDDAAYINQHTDAVGFVGASSLERMAFEDSLTDLTRRFKSIPVSKIGSEA is encoded by the coding sequence GTGCCTAATCCTTGGACGGGAATCGGAAACCCATACACGCGTCAGGAAGTCGTCGATCGGCTCCGTGATTCCTTGGATCGCAATGAACCGATTATCGCCGGAGGAGCGGGTGCCGGGATCAGTGCTAAGTTTCTCGAAAAGGGTGGAATCGACCTGATTATTGTTTACAACTCAGGTCGATTTCGCATGGCCGGTCACGGCTCTACTGCAGGCCTAATGGCTTACGGCGATGCCAATGCCATTGCCATGGAAATCGGCGAGCATGAAGTGCTTCCGATTGTCCAGGAAACGCCCGTTATTTGCGGTGTTCACGCAACCGATCCGCGACGCCGGATGTGGCATTGGCTGCTTCAAGTGAAAGATATGGGCTTCTCCGGCGTGAACAATTTCCCCACGCATACCATCGTCGATGGTGAGTTCCGGCAGATTCTCGAAGAAACCGGAATGAGTGTCGAGAAGGAATTCGAGATGGTAAGGCTTGCCCGCAAGATGGACCTTTTCTCGATCGTATACGTTGGCAGCGCCGCCGAAGCCCGCTCGATGGCCGAAGCTGGCGCCGACGCGCTTGTCGCGCACGTGGGAACGACAATCGGTGGAACGATTGGAGTGGTCGATGCCGCGTGCTCCTTGGAACAAGCCGCTGAACGCACTCAAGAGATTTGTTCCGCCGCGCTGCGTGTTCGGTCTGACATCATCTGCCTGTCGCACGGTGGTCCGATTCTTACCCCCGATGATGCCGCTTATATCAATCAGCATACCGATGCGGTTGGCTTTGTCGGGGCCTCAAGCCTGGAACGGATGGCCTTTGAAGATTCCCTGACCGATTTGACTCGGCGTTTCAAGAGTATTCCTGTTTCCAAGATCGGCTCGGAGGCTTAA
- a CDS encoding DUF1559 domain-containing protein, whose translation MSTSNGRKKRYLGFTLVELLVVIAIIGILIALLLPAVQQACEAARRMSCQANLNQIGIALHNYHDVYQSFPPGGFRYMGPSPSSNNENTAFGATSHSFLVAILPQVEFSAMADQFNHIQGWRGRPNRRVVTTVPPVYQCPSAPLTHSDHTDETIIDNSDAVIGPMFAGHYVGNMGPVGTGYQLFCKKSSDSGSAPNCDSFNEVSNQGVLGANSKIGFRDVTDGTSNTIMVGELSTNEYPTGAPAPRAWSRGCADHSCGMSKNVKFGINIQGFVSGNFNNMSFSSMHPGGTQVLMADSSVHFISENIDMDLYLATASRNGNEVASFD comes from the coding sequence ATGTCAACAAGCAACGGACGGAAGAAAAGGTACTTAGGTTTTACTCTCGTCGAATTACTGGTGGTGATCGCCATTATCGGGATTCTTATTGCCTTATTGCTGCCTGCGGTACAACAGGCGTGTGAGGCGGCTCGGCGCATGAGTTGTCAGGCCAATCTCAATCAGATCGGCATCGCCCTGCATAATTACCACGATGTCTATCAATCCTTTCCGCCAGGCGGCTTCCGATACATGGGCCCATCGCCATCGAGCAACAACGAAAACACCGCGTTTGGTGCTACGTCTCATAGCTTCCTCGTTGCCATCCTGCCGCAGGTTGAGTTCTCAGCGATGGCCGATCAGTTCAACCACATACAAGGGTGGCGCGGAAGACCAAACCGCAGAGTGGTTACAACCGTGCCGCCTGTATACCAGTGTCCCAGTGCCCCGCTGACACATTCGGATCACACTGATGAAACGATCATCGACAACAGCGATGCGGTCATCGGACCAATGTTCGCTGGACACTATGTAGGCAATATGGGGCCGGTTGGTACCGGGTACCAATTGTTTTGCAAGAAGTCATCCGATAGCGGATCTGCTCCCAATTGCGACTCCTTCAATGAAGTCTCGAATCAGGGAGTCCTAGGGGCCAACAGCAAGATTGGCTTTCGCGATGTCACCGATGGTACGTCTAACACCATCATGGTCGGTGAGCTCTCCACGAACGAATATCCCACCGGAGCCCCTGCTCCTCGCGCATGGTCACGCGGATGTGCCGATCACTCGTGCGGCATGAGCAAGAACGTCAAGTTCGGCATCAATATTCAGGGTTTTGTTTCCGGCAACTTCAATAACATGAGTTTCAGCAGTATGCATCCCGGAGGTACCCAAGTGCTGATGGCTGATAGCAGTGTTCACTTTATTTCCGAAAACATCGACATGGACTTGTATTTGGCAACAGCCAGTCGCAATGGAAACGAAGTCGCATCATTCGACTGA
- a CDS encoding DUF1501 domain-containing protein: MSDISMNRRALFHSAGLGIGAMALHSLLQHDLAWGSPSTDKHKQLPHFKPTAKSVIFLFMSGGPGHVDTWDPKPQLSKMDGQYVPASIVANVPNIPRSGVHSKLMASPFRFKRHGQSGIEASDLLPHTSKHVDDICVFRSLNHRIPVHGPGECITLTGSGLGDRPSMGAWVTYGLGSPAQNLPGFVMLSSNENGPAPQRPGWASGFLPAQYQGTILDARQGIPYSEMPQLYSESERRQQLEFIRWMNDQHLEQQAQNSELQARIESYELGFRMQMEAPEVLELSSETAETQKAYGIHEKATAAFGRQCLLARRLVEQGVRFIQLRNGGWDAHGSLKSNHVARCKATDQPVAALLADLKQRGLLDETLVVWGGEFGRTPTTEGTRTGDARGRDHSPAGYTMWLAGGGIKGGQVIGATDELGFVPVDRPLSPHDLHATILHTLGIDQHQLIYPHNNRKEIPTVLGGEVIQEALKSA, translated from the coding sequence GTGTCTGACATCTCAATGAATCGTCGCGCTCTGTTTCACAGTGCCGGACTCGGCATTGGGGCCATGGCATTGCATTCTCTGCTTCAACACGACTTAGCTTGGGGATCTCCATCGACTGACAAGCACAAGCAACTGCCCCACTTCAAGCCAACGGCCAAGTCCGTGATATTTTTGTTCATGTCCGGGGGGCCTGGGCACGTCGACACTTGGGATCCCAAACCGCAACTCTCAAAAATGGACGGCCAGTACGTGCCGGCGAGTATCGTTGCCAACGTTCCCAACATTCCCCGATCGGGCGTCCACTCGAAGCTAATGGCCTCCCCGTTTCGGTTTAAGCGTCACGGCCAAAGTGGCATCGAGGCTTCCGATCTGTTGCCCCATACTTCGAAGCATGTGGATGATATCTGCGTATTCCGCTCGCTGAATCATCGTATTCCTGTTCATGGTCCCGGCGAGTGCATCACGTTGACCGGCTCAGGATTGGGAGATCGCCCGAGCATGGGCGCTTGGGTGACGTATGGGTTGGGAAGTCCCGCTCAAAACTTGCCTGGTTTCGTGATGCTTTCCTCGAACGAGAACGGCCCAGCCCCACAACGCCCCGGCTGGGCCTCTGGATTCCTGCCAGCCCAATACCAGGGAACCATACTCGATGCCCGGCAAGGTATTCCCTATTCCGAAATGCCTCAGCTCTATTCCGAAAGTGAGCGCCGCCAGCAACTCGAGTTTATCCGCTGGATGAACGATCAGCACCTTGAACAACAAGCTCAGAATTCGGAACTTCAGGCACGGATTGAGTCGTACGAACTCGGCTTTCGCATGCAGATGGAAGCCCCTGAAGTCCTCGAATTGTCTTCGGAAACTGCCGAAACCCAAAAAGCCTACGGCATCCACGAGAAGGCGACGGCGGCATTTGGACGCCAGTGCCTACTCGCTAGGCGCCTGGTGGAACAGGGCGTCCGCTTCATTCAACTACGTAACGGCGGGTGGGACGCTCATGGTTCACTCAAGTCGAATCACGTTGCCCGCTGCAAGGCCACCGACCAGCCGGTTGCCGCCCTCTTGGCAGATTTGAAACAGCGGGGACTGCTTGATGAGACCCTTGTTGTATGGGGCGGAGAATTTGGTCGCACTCCCACAACCGAAGGGACACGGACAGGCGACGCACGGGGACGCGACCACTCACCCGCCGGCTACACAATGTGGTTGGCCGGAGGCGGCATCAAGGGTGGTCAGGTAATCGGTGCGACCGACGAACTTGGTTTCGTCCCCGTTGATCGCCCGTTATCACCACACGATCTCCATGCCACCATCCTGCACACGCTCGGCATCGACCAACATCAACTCATCTACCCGCATAACAACCGCAAGGAGATTCCTACTGTTCTCGGCGGCGAAGTGATTCAAGAAGCACTGAAGTCGGCTTAA
- a CDS encoding PSD1 and planctomycete cytochrome C domain-containing protein has product MKLIGSLPKTFLTCYLGICGLAMSVPEAFAEPFPIVADRLDPSTELSADLSPTESVDGWRGGWKLSRILPATFDPAADSQWPSVLIRGTGGRNNPLRRQLDRVYTEDEVFVAFRFVYEPKRVRGSPDPEFFVLWLDRTEGSDQAVHNSGIPNIGIHLADRGPSKGQNVFMLRFGSSHTAWSQHKLEPGETYRLITRLSKEKPGDRNDFTQMELWINPQPESQEKPHLTISGQAGLHQFNWVGFATGLKTEHDDRIRVGDLALSSSWHEAFDFLNASGPVNNGDPSKPKAVWSQTVDFKRDVYPLLKQRCFECHAGEFPDSGYRLDVRSELLGHSTGHALAIPGNSRNNPLLQALMSNSDTERMPPDGEPLSEKQVAMISAWIEQGLSWDDELLPEPKVESDHWAFHRVERPEVPQVEGVIKINPIDAFLTKRQREMGLVPSKQADRRIQIRRLYLNALGLPPTEEETNTFLKDYAPGAYDRLVDRVLASPHAGERTGRMWLDLVRWGESEGHQHDIPRPFAWRYRDYVIDSFNNNKPYDQFLKEQLSGDELKKASDQAVIATGFLASARISGNQMDKALQRTDVMFDIVDNTSSALLGLTMECAQCHNHKFEPISQRDYYRFLAFFSKGQLGNIRLPNSHAPPAQEIEQWFSKGSYNFYLREAKKLKIDPAEYPAHTWGYYSPETGREDLEYLPVVNRSPLPYSPDFLKQTETHILIRGDVNTPGLRVEPGWPAVLGTTPSELAPTARQALSQWLGSRANPLVARVWVNRLWQMYFGRGIVATPSDFGTHGSLPSHPKLLDWLAAELMDNSWDTRHIQRLILTSAAYQQSAAFNADNNEIDPENIFLWRWPQRRLQAEAIRDSLLVVTGELNREVGGPSIAPHRDEQELRRTIYLSQRRSELPDVMQMFDAPEAIRSCPGRETSTVALQPLYLLNNPFVVRRAQTLADQIAKEAGSDRQLQIELAFSRILGRSPTEPELSRCLSMLQTPETTPAGERRKLAQLLHALMNLNEFVYLP; this is encoded by the coding sequence ATGAAGTTGATAGGTTCACTACCTAAGACTTTTCTCACATGCTACCTGGGTATCTGCGGTTTAGCGATGTCGGTACCCGAGGCATTCGCTGAGCCCTTCCCCATCGTCGCGGACCGCTTGGATCCATCGACAGAACTTTCTGCTGATTTATCCCCAACTGAAAGTGTCGATGGCTGGCGAGGTGGCTGGAAGCTGTCCCGCATATTGCCCGCAACTTTCGATCCTGCCGCGGATTCACAGTGGCCATCGGTCTTGATTCGAGGCACTGGCGGACGCAATAACCCACTTCGTCGGCAACTGGACCGTGTTTATACGGAAGATGAAGTTTTTGTCGCATTCCGCTTTGTCTATGAACCAAAACGCGTCCGGGGAAGTCCCGACCCGGAGTTCTTCGTGCTGTGGCTCGATCGTACCGAAGGCAGCGATCAGGCCGTACATAACTCAGGAATTCCCAATATCGGCATTCACTTGGCCGACCGCGGCCCGAGCAAAGGGCAGAATGTCTTCATGCTTCGCTTTGGCTCGAGCCATACAGCCTGGAGCCAGCATAAGTTAGAGCCGGGGGAGACTTACCGACTGATTACCCGATTGTCGAAAGAGAAGCCTGGCGACCGCAATGACTTTACTCAAATGGAATTGTGGATCAATCCCCAACCAGAATCGCAAGAGAAACCCCATCTCACAATCAGCGGCCAAGCAGGTCTGCACCAATTTAACTGGGTCGGTTTCGCCACTGGCCTAAAGACAGAACATGACGATCGTATTCGCGTAGGCGACCTGGCGCTCTCTTCTAGCTGGCACGAAGCATTCGACTTTCTAAATGCCAGTGGCCCGGTCAATAACGGAGATCCGTCGAAGCCGAAAGCTGTTTGGAGCCAGACTGTCGATTTCAAGCGGGATGTTTACCCGCTACTTAAGCAACGCTGTTTCGAGTGCCACGCTGGAGAGTTTCCTGACTCAGGGTATCGTCTCGATGTCCGTAGTGAGCTGCTCGGCCATAGCACGGGGCATGCATTGGCGATTCCCGGCAACAGTCGCAACAATCCTTTACTGCAAGCTCTAATGTCCAATTCTGATACCGAAAGAATGCCCCCTGACGGAGAACCATTGTCCGAAAAGCAGGTTGCCATGATTTCAGCCTGGATTGAACAAGGGCTCAGTTGGGACGACGAGTTGCTCCCTGAACCCAAAGTCGAATCGGATCATTGGGCCTTTCACCGGGTGGAACGACCTGAGGTTCCTCAAGTCGAAGGCGTCATCAAAATTAACCCAATTGACGCCTTCCTCACGAAAAGACAACGTGAGATGGGCCTTGTCCCATCGAAGCAAGCGGACCGACGCATTCAGATCCGCCGCCTTTATCTCAACGCACTTGGTTTGCCCCCAACGGAAGAAGAGACCAATACGTTCTTGAAGGACTACGCTCCTGGGGCATACGACAGGCTCGTCGATCGTGTTCTCGCATCTCCCCACGCCGGCGAAAGAACAGGTCGTATGTGGCTTGATCTTGTTCGTTGGGGGGAAAGCGAAGGTCACCAGCACGACATCCCGCGTCCTTTTGCGTGGCGATATCGAGACTACGTCATCGATAGTTTCAACAACAACAAACCCTACGATCAGTTCTTAAAAGAGCAGCTCTCAGGCGACGAACTAAAGAAAGCATCTGATCAAGCTGTGATTGCAACCGGTTTTCTCGCGTCGGCCCGCATTAGCGGCAATCAGATGGACAAAGCCCTTCAGCGGACTGACGTGATGTTCGATATCGTCGACAACACATCCAGCGCCTTGCTGGGGCTGACAATGGAGTGTGCCCAGTGTCATAACCACAAGTTTGAACCTATCTCACAAAGAGACTACTACCGGTTCCTGGCCTTTTTCTCGAAAGGTCAGTTGGGAAATATCCGGCTCCCAAATTCCCACGCTCCTCCGGCCCAAGAAATCGAGCAATGGTTTTCTAAGGGCTCTTACAACTTCTACCTGCGAGAAGCGAAGAAGCTTAAGATCGATCCTGCGGAGTATCCTGCTCATACCTGGGGCTACTATTCGCCGGAGACCGGTCGGGAAGATCTTGAGTACTTGCCAGTCGTGAACCGTTCCCCTCTTCCCTACTCCCCTGACTTTCTCAAGCAGACGGAAACTCACATATTAATTCGCGGCGACGTGAATACCCCCGGATTACGTGTCGAACCTGGTTGGCCAGCCGTACTCGGGACCACTCCGTCGGAACTCGCCCCTACCGCGCGCCAAGCGTTGTCTCAGTGGCTAGGTAGTCGCGCCAATCCATTGGTCGCTCGTGTTTGGGTGAATCGACTTTGGCAAATGTATTTTGGCCGCGGTATCGTCGCGACTCCCAGCGATTTTGGAACCCATGGATCTCTGCCAAGTCACCCGAAGCTGCTCGATTGGCTGGCTGCGGAACTTATGGACAATTCTTGGGACACCCGACACATTCAACGGCTGATTCTAACCTCAGCAGCCTATCAACAAAGTGCAGCCTTCAACGCCGACAACAATGAGATAGACCCCGAGAACATTTTCCTCTGGCGCTGGCCTCAACGACGACTTCAGGCGGAAGCCATTCGTGACTCGCTGCTGGTCGTCACGGGAGAACTCAACCGAGAAGTGGGCGGCCCCAGTATCGCTCCTCATCGTGACGAACAGGAACTTCGTCGAACGATTTACCTTTCCCAAAGACGAAGCGAGCTTCCAGATGTGATGCAGATGTTTGATGCACCGGAGGCAATCCGTAGTTGCCCTGGTCGTGAAACATCGACGGTAGCGTTGCAACCACTCTATCTGCTCAACAATCCTTTTGTCGTGAGACGAGCGCAAACGCTTGCAGATCAAATTGCCAAAGAGGCTGGCAGCGACCGCCAACTTCAGATTGAACTTGCCTTCTCGCGAATCCTTGGACGTTCTCCGACTGAACCGGAGCTTAGTCGCTGCCTGTCCATGCTCCAAACACCTGAAACAACTCCCGCCGGCGAACGACGCAAACTCGCGCAATTGCTTCATGCTTTGATGAACCTCAACGAGTTCGTCTACCTTCCCTAA
- a CDS encoding FecR domain-containing protein translates to MSDQISQELRLEFERLITGMLSAGLTEVEEARLTELLERSTELRQVYVDQIVSDTLLEWTYVDFSTQSTDQTSEHISEPSIASVVEPKLTLTQPQRRSWQSVGLLFAGLAATVLIAVFLWPKTKANPPTDLAALGSDPPKVAAILIDSEDAVLSHSNGTLEYGMPFRSGEELKLDSGLVRLAFECGSGVSLQGPAQLEFHSAWKAVLHRGKLAAVVPEEARGFTIFTPDMKIVDLGTKFGAEVDATGQASVQVYEGEVTVQSRQDPEPDKALLLSSKATSRYSQSRSEFTDISLASVDSSDRVSLPSLEQIQLARNGQYPPAMHTMPLSEALSRLARTPGAIEQTVPVTAWLVEDFSPFQKQNEEEQVVLHPWIVDGQFARVAVLDAPLRWQGISGDPYVIEMDGRDPAYPSICNRLETRLPKPLNRDFCFSFLGRYQGLDPDDFFAVWFDNNLGKGNSHSTRPNAGIRFGEYFARLKLDHQDNRPLTGDDVRFFLVGRLRKSSQSKFNQIELWINPDVDSIGSPDLVYELPPGQGDDALSTLGFRMGKNTEPEDRLWIDRLLIDFTLPDVLQPRLSP, encoded by the coding sequence ATGAGCGACCAGATTTCCCAAGAACTTCGACTCGAATTTGAACGACTCATCACTGGCATGCTCAGTGCGGGCCTGACAGAAGTCGAAGAGGCACGTCTGACGGAACTCCTTGAGAGGTCGACAGAGCTTCGCCAGGTGTATGTCGATCAAATCGTATCCGACACTCTCCTGGAATGGACCTACGTCGATTTCTCGACTCAATCGACTGACCAAACGTCTGAACATATCAGCGAACCGTCGATTGCGAGTGTCGTCGAACCGAAGTTGACCTTGACCCAGCCGCAACGGAGAAGCTGGCAAAGTGTGGGCTTGTTGTTCGCCGGACTCGCCGCGACAGTTCTCATTGCTGTCTTTCTGTGGCCCAAAACAAAAGCAAATCCGCCTACCGACTTGGCAGCATTGGGCTCTGATCCGCCTAAGGTTGCGGCCATTCTAATTGATAGTGAAGATGCCGTCCTGTCGCATTCAAACGGAACTTTAGAATACGGCATGCCGTTTCGCTCAGGTGAGGAGCTAAAACTTGACTCAGGGTTGGTACGTCTTGCGTTCGAGTGCGGTAGTGGTGTAAGTCTCCAGGGACCGGCTCAACTAGAATTTCACTCCGCCTGGAAGGCTGTGTTGCATCGAGGCAAGCTGGCCGCGGTTGTTCCCGAAGAAGCGCGTGGATTCACCATCTTTACGCCAGACATGAAAATCGTAGACCTCGGTACGAAATTTGGAGCAGAGGTTGATGCGACCGGACAAGCAAGTGTCCAGGTGTATGAGGGGGAAGTCACCGTTCAATCTCGACAAGACCCCGAGCCAGATAAGGCTCTGCTGTTAAGCTCCAAAGCAACTTCTCGTTACTCACAGTCTCGGTCTGAATTCACGGACATTTCTCTGGCCAGCGTTGATTCAAGTGATCGTGTCTCACTGCCGTCGCTTGAACAGATTCAATTGGCGCGCAATGGCCAATACCCTCCCGCCATGCACACCATGCCCCTCTCAGAAGCACTTTCCCGCTTGGCAAGAACTCCAGGCGCAATTGAACAAACCGTTCCCGTCACGGCCTGGTTGGTCGAAGACTTCTCTCCCTTCCAGAAGCAGAATGAGGAAGAGCAAGTTGTGTTACATCCTTGGATCGTCGACGGACAATTCGCTCGCGTCGCCGTTCTGGATGCTCCCTTGCGGTGGCAGGGAATCTCTGGAGATCCGTATGTCATCGAGATGGATGGTCGTGATCCGGCCTATCCATCTATCTGCAACCGGTTGGAAACACGACTGCCTAAACCACTGAATCGAGATTTCTGTTTTAGTTTCTTAGGGCGATATCAGGGACTCGATCCCGACGACTTTTTCGCAGTCTGGTTCGATAATAACCTGGGCAAAGGAAACAGTCATTCCACCAGACCCAATGCAGGCATTCGTTTCGGCGAGTACTTCGCCCGACTCAAACTAGATCATCAGGATAACCGACCCTTAACAGGGGATGACGTCCGATTCTTTCTCGTTGGGCGTCTCCGCAAATCCAGCCAGTCAAAATTTAATCAGATCGAACTATGGATCAATCCTGATGTAGATTCAATTGGCTCGCCCGACCTCGTCTACGAACTACCTCCGGGGCAAGGAGATGACGCACTGTCTACCCTGGGCTTTCGTATGGGAAAGAATACCGAACCAGAAGACAGACTTTGGATTGATCGACTACTGATTGATTTTACCCTGCCCGATGTCCTCCAGCCTCGTCTCTCCCCTTGA
- a CDS encoding sigma-70 family RNA polymerase sigma factor has translation MRCPSELPQTVSEMDERLVSLIAQHQLPLTAFLRTIVRAPADVDDVLQETNLVLWRKRNEYDTSRPFASWACRIAHLQALSFLKSRGRKPHISLNEELIEDLANRAAMQLEQMNERAEELRRCIEKLPSSQKDILQSRYQHNVSVNELASSLGRQPQAVAMTLYRLRKSLKECVERALRVEVSL, from the coding sequence ATGCGATGCCCATCCGAACTTCCGCAAACCGTCAGTGAGATGGACGAGCGACTTGTATCGCTGATCGCGCAGCACCAGCTACCACTGACCGCCTTTCTCCGGACCATTGTTCGCGCTCCGGCGGATGTTGACGATGTTTTGCAGGAGACCAACCTGGTTCTGTGGCGTAAGCGAAACGAATACGACACTAGTCGACCCTTCGCAAGCTGGGCGTGTCGGATTGCCCATCTTCAGGCACTTTCATTTCTGAAGTCTCGTGGACGAAAGCCCCATATCTCACTCAATGAGGAATTGATCGAGGATTTGGCTAACCGCGCCGCCATGCAGTTAGAACAGATGAACGAGCGTGCCGAAGAGCTTCGACGGTGCATCGAAAAGTTGCCCTCCAGTCAGAAGGACATCCTTCAGTCACGCTACCAGCACAACGTCTCTGTCAATGAATTGGCAAGCAGTCTGGGACGCCAACCGCAAGCGGTAGCGATGACGCTTTACCGGCTGCGAAAGTCACTCAAGGAGTGTGTCGAACGGGCTCTTCGTGTGGAGGTTTCGTTATGA
- a CDS encoding F0F1 ATP synthase subunit gamma, whose amino-acid sequence MNRERYLQQRIHTLGALDDAISAMRSFSAHHFRESRQALPAIQTYRAEVEATLAAAGVGGQVDIVPPLGIVLIVSDLGLCGDYNLRLIEFAAETLSQQTDYVLYCIGKRPQGLLKRYKLSPKHWYHAPTSVDGAPNVLLEVAQNVLDDFHTRQVGHLFVISAEFGGAGKFTPHLTQILPTRLPQSAPLQRPNHYQTKQHLRHVATREYLYTILYELLLDALASEHGMRLFAAESANKWLKDTTEMVRRQLANNHRERITQELLDIVAGSRRKGLFTST is encoded by the coding sequence GTGAACCGCGAACGATACTTACAACAGCGAATTCACACCCTGGGAGCACTTGATGATGCAATCTCAGCAATGCGCTCCTTCTCGGCCCATCATTTCCGCGAGAGCCGACAAGCGTTACCAGCGATCCAAACCTATCGTGCCGAGGTGGAAGCCACCCTCGCCGCGGCGGGCGTCGGTGGACAAGTCGATATCGTCCCTCCGCTGGGCATCGTACTTATCGTTTCTGATCTGGGGCTATGCGGTGACTATAACCTCCGCCTGATCGAATTCGCTGCTGAAACACTCTCACAGCAAACAGACTATGTGTTGTACTGTATCGGCAAAAGACCACAGGGGTTGCTAAAACGATATAAGCTGAGCCCGAAACACTGGTATCATGCCCCGACCAGCGTGGATGGTGCCCCAAATGTACTGCTAGAAGTCGCCCAAAACGTTCTGGATGATTTCCACACTCGCCAGGTTGGACATCTCTTTGTAATTTCCGCGGAATTTGGCGGTGCGGGAAAGTTCACTCCACACCTGACTCAGATTCTGCCAACGAGGCTTCCACAATCTGCTCCATTGCAAAGGCCTAATCACTATCAGACGAAGCAACATTTGCGTCATGTTGCAACCCGCGAATATCTCTATACGATTCTGTACGAGCTTCTTCTCGATGCTCTCGCGTCGGAGCATGGTATGCGTCTTTTCGCCGCTGAGTCTGCCAATAAGTGGCTCAAAGACACCACGGAAATGGTACGCCGCCAGCTCGCCAACAATCACCGCGAAAGAATTACGCAGGAACTACTCGATATCGTTGCCGGTTCTCGCAGAAAGGGACTCTTTACGAGTACCTAG